From one Larimichthys crocea isolate SSNF chromosome XVIII, L_crocea_2.0, whole genome shotgun sequence genomic stretch:
- the tmtc4 gene encoding protein O-mannosyl-transferase TMTC4 yields the protein MTKEPVHHEVYWDHHVPLPKLAPVQAKVTVALVALLCFINSYDGEFVFDDSEAIVNNKDLKPTTPLNNIWSNDFWGSNLSSNSSHKSYRPLTVLTFRLNYLLAGGLHPVSFHVLNIILHAVISALMIDVFAILIGGLAYDERGRMLNHAPKTSLLAALFFAVHPVHTESVAGIVGRADLLCALFFQLSFLTYCKAFNRGSDRGDGFSVRWVVVSLLLCAAAMLCKEQGITVLGVNAAFDVLLICNVNVYELSQRLVLRKNPLNVSEIWRTGLLTRLALMGLGGLSMLYARWRIMGTGPPAFTEVDNPASFAENVFLRIVNYNYYYSLNAWLLLCPWWLCFDWSMGCVPLIKSATDWRMVWLLLLWCILIGLISQALCSQDSQRRRTLTLGLVLLVVPFLPACNIFFRVGFVIAERVLYLSSAGYCLLLAYALGHCCSRWSKYRKLLCTSMLALLCVYVARCALRSHQWRSEQSLFTSALSVCPLNAKVHYNVGKNLADRGNTTAAIGYYREAVRLHPTYVHAMNNLGNILKERNELITAEQLLSKAVSIQPDFAAAWMNLGIVQNSLQKFEEAEQSYWNAIRFRKKYPDCYYNLGRLYADQNRHVDALNAWRNATMLKPEHSLAWNNMVILLDNTGNLGQAELIGREALRLLPNDHTIMFSLANVLGKLQKYKESEGFFLHALRINPNAASCHGNLAVLYHRWGKLELAKKHYELSLKLDPEAPGTRDNYNMLRRKLDQLKRHTP from the exons ATGACCAAAGAGCCGGTGCATCATGAGGTTTACTGGGACCACCACGTCCCCCTGCCAAAGCTCGCTCCAGTCCAGGCCAAGGTCACAGTGGCCCTGGTGGCTCTGCTGTGCTTCATCAACAGCTACGATGGGGAGTTTGTGTTCGATGACTCCGAAGCCATTGTCAACAACAAG gaCTTGAAACCGACAACGCCCCTGAACAACATCTGGAGCAATGACTTCTGGGGAAGCAACCTGAGTAGCAATTCTAGTCACAAATCCTACCGACCTCTCACTGTCCTTACGTTTAG GCTGAACTACCTCTTGGCAGGAGGCCTGCACCCTGTCAGCTTCCACGTGCTGAACATCATCCTCCATGCTGTCATATCTGCCCTGATGATTGATGTGTTTGCTATACTGATTGGGGGACTTGCCTATGATGAGAGGGGCAGGATGCTGAACCACGCTCCCAAGACCTCTCTGCTTGCCGCCCTCTTCTTTGCCGTGCACCCAGTTCACACAGAAAGT GTGGCCGGTATAGTGGGTCGAGCAGATCTTCTGTGCGCTCTGTTCTTCCAGCTCTCTTTCCTCACATACTGCAAAGCTTTCAACAGAG GGAGTGACAGAGGTGACGGGTTTTCCGTCCGGTGGGTCGTGGTCAGCCTCTTGCTGTGCGCTGCGGCGATGCTCTGTAAAGAACAAGGCATCACAGTCTTG GGTGTGAACGCAGCCTTTGATGTCCTCCTGATCTGTAATGTTAATGTGTATGAACTCAGCCAGAGGCTAGTCCTTAGGAAGAATCCACTCAAT GTGAGTGAGATATGGCGGACGGGATTGCTCACGCGATTGGCTCTCATGGGTCTCGGAGGACTGTCCATGCTCTATGCACGCTGGAGGATCATGGGGACGGGACCACCGGCATTCACTGAAGTGGACAACCCAGCTTCTTTTGCAGAAAACGTGTTTCTCCGA ATAGTGAACTATAATTACTACTACTCTCTGAAtgcctggctgctgctgtgtcccTGGTGGCTGTGTTTTGATTGGTCCATGGGCTGTGTGCCTCTCATTAAATCAGCCACTGATTGGAGGATGGTGTGGCTGTTGCTGCTCTGGTGCATCCTGATAGGCTTGATAAGCCAAGCCTTATGCTCGCAGGACAGCCAGAGAAGGAG GACGCTGACCTTGGgtctggtgctgctggtggtcCCCTTTCTGCCGGCCTGTAACATTTTTTTCAGGGTGGGCTTCGTCATCGCCGAGAGAGTCCTCTACCTGTCTTCCGCTGGCTACTGCCTACTGTTGGCCTACGCCCTGGGACACTGCTGCAGCCGCTGGTCCAAGTACAGG AAGCTGCTGTGCACGTCTATGCTCGCGCTGCTGTGCGTGTACGTAGCTCGCTGCGCTCTCCGCAGTCACCAGTGGCGGTCGGAGCAAAGCCTCTTCACCAGTGCCCTGTCCGTCTGTCCGCTCAATGCCAAG GTCCATTATAATGTCGGTAAGAACCTGGCGGACAGAGGGAACACCACTGCAGCTATTGGATATTACAGAGAGGCAGTCAG GCTACATCCTACCTACGTCCATGCCATGAACAACCTGGGGAACATCCTGAAGGAGAGGAATGAGCTGATCACTGCAGAGCAGCTCTTGTCAAAAGCTGTTTCCATTCA GCCCGACTTCGCTGCAGCCTGGATGAATCTGGGTATAGTTCAGAACAGCCTGCAGAAGTTCGaggaagcagagcagagctATTGGAACGCCATCCGCTTCCGGAAAAAATACCCAGACTGCTACTATAACCTGGGACGCTTG TATGCTGACCAGAACAGACACGTGGATGCCCTGAATGCATGGAGGAACGCAACTATGCTGAAACCTGAGCACAGCTTGGCTTGGAACAACATGGTCATTCTGCTGGACAACACTg GTAACTTGGGTCAAGCGGAGCTGATCGGCCGAGAGGCTCTGAGGCTCCTCCCCAATGACCACacaatcatgttttcattggctAACGTCCTGGGGAAATTACAGAAATACAAG GAGTCAGAGGGCTTCTTCCTCCACGCTCTTCGGATCAACCCAAATGCTGCCAGTTGCCATGGCAATCTAG CTGTGCTGTATCATCGCTGGGGAAAGCTGGAGCTGGCAAAGAAACACTATGAGCTGTCTCTAAAGTTGGACCCCGAGGCTCCTGGGACCAGAGACAACTATAACATGCTGCGACGCAAACTGGACCAGCTTAAACGCCACACACCCTGA